The Raphanus sativus cultivar WK10039 chromosome 6, ASM80110v3, whole genome shotgun sequence sequence ATTGTATTTCTCTACACCATGCAGCTGCAAGTTAGTCCCCTGAGAAGAATTGAAAGTGAAAAGTATTTATTAGAtttcaagaacaagaaacaaataCAAGAGAGAGTAGaataagttattaattttttttgtcacctGGATCATATTGTACTTATGGATACCCAACCTAGCATATAGGACCATGTCCGTCGGGGCAATTTGATCTTTTATGATCTCGGAAGCCCAGAAGTTACAGCAGCCTGGTTTTGATTCCATCAAATGCTCGATATCGAACCCCtaaccacacacacacacacacaatagGGAGACGAGAATTAGGGTTTAGTTATTATATGTTTTGTGGATCGATTCATTACAAAACCAAATTAGAAGATGAAAGACTTACACCACATTGTCTCACTTTAAACATAAAGTCACGCTCCATCTTGTACCACTCACGCATTTTCTCCGAGGAatctctcatttttttttcactttgcTCAGACGGAAGCAAGCGGCGGCCACTTTCCTCTCGTGCTACTCtctatatttatatacacacaTTCGATATTCATTTATTGGGCCTTGAAAAAGCCCAAAGCTTTTGTATTAAGTCCTTTATATCTAGGCCCATAAAAAAAAAGTCGCAATATACAGTACGAAACTGTGGTTATAATACGAACAAAGTTAGTCTGATTTCAAAAATAGTAATTGGTTAACTGATTGTTGCCCAACCTTTTTGATAACATGTTTCTTTCTATCGAATAAATTGTGCTCTAAGGGCAGACGCGGGACCTACATTATGGAATGGGGTGTCATCTGACAcagttaaatattatatacctGTATTTGTTTTGCAATTGATGAAAATGTTTGTAGTTCATTTAGTTTCTTTCCTTAGTGATACACGTAACCCAAGTTCGACGCCGCCCTCATGCactttgtttgcttatttttggtttttgtaaGGATTATATTGGGTTAAATCTCAATGTGACACCCCTTAAAATCAAGCATGGGTCCTCTACTGTCTTTAAGGGTCATTTCTTGTCACATCATACTGATGATAGAGATGAAATCATTCTTTATATTCCTCGCAATATACCAGCATCATTAATAACACCTTTGATTGGATTAGTAGTTTTACCGAGTCCGTGTCCGGTTTTCAGACCATTGCTTGAAACTACCGTCTCCCTTGGAACCAGTAAGAGTTGTTTTATAATTGCCCATTTTAGAATCATTTTGcagttaaattatttttttaacaactcgGCTACCAACTGGACCTAACACTTGTAAAGCAAAACttagtattaaaaatttaaaagacaGCCAACCTCAACCGGGCCACTCAAGAAACGAAAAGACAGTTTCAAACTTTGACAATCGATAATAATTTATTACGTGATCCACATTTTAAAATGGATCTGGTCTTGTAACTACTTAATTAGAAGCTTAACAACAAGAGCAACGAGTCGGGGCCGTAGGATTGATTGGCATATTCTCTTGCTCTACAGAAAAGTACGCCTCCATTCGCAAACGCCTTCGAACGTGAGAGTGATAGCTCCAGAGATCTTGTCAAGGTTTCTCCTTACTATAGCTATGCGATCACGTGTTGTCTTGAAGCCATGATGAGCCTTACTTTTATGTGGGCAGTACTTGTACTTGATGTAGAAGATTGCATTTCTGGCATTGAGTCTCTCGTTTGGCACAACAATGTTCTCGTCGCTAGTATACACGACTACTTTCATAATGACCAACTTCGACAGATCAAGCTgcatagaagaaaaaaaaacgaacaagAAAGATGTGATTATTAATCATAGAGACCCGAGTCacactggaaaaaaaaaagaagaagaggttaCTACATTGGGAAGGCACATATTTGCAGTGTAGAATGCAAGCTCCAAGTAAAGACGAATCCAGTCATTTTTTCGAATCTCTGATTTCTTCAGCTGCCAAAAAGAAACCACATCAGTTACTGCGAGGaacccccaaaaaaaaaaagacatagtGAGCTTAGTTTACCACGTAATAATGCTTCTTATCATCGAAAGCATCCTCTCCCGGCCACTCAGGCAATCTACTTTTGTCTTTAGGTTCAGATTTAGCGAGGGGACTATAAGCTTGAGCGTCTACACACACAGAGTTAATGTCTCACATAACATTGTAGGGGGAAGTAACTAAGACATTTATTTATTAGTggaattagttttttttttaattccaatTAAAACAGTTTTCTTCATTATGtgaaaaaatagtataaaatataatgcgGCAAAACAACAGAGTTACCGTGTGGTCCAGGCTTAGGTCTAGCAATAGAACAAGTCAACCTCTTGACGTCAAAGCCTTCTTCATAAAAACTGGACTGAAAGTTACAAGGGAACCGCCGGCTGCTGGATCCTTTGCAACTGCGGTTACGTAGTGAATCGAGTAAGGTAATTTATTGTACACATTGTATTTCTCTACGCCATGCAGCTGCAAGTTAGTCCCCTGAGACGAGAAGAATATGAAAGTAAAAAGTATCTATTAGATTGTAATTAAGATCAAGAAACAAAtacaagagagagagtagaataagtttttatttttttgtcaccTGGATCATATTGTACTTATGGATCCCCAACCTAGCATATAGGACCATGTCCTTGGGGGCGGTTTCATCTTTTCTGATCTCCAGAGCCCAGAAATTACAACAGCCTGGTTTCGATTCCATCAAATGCTCGATATCGAACCCCtaaccacacacacacacataattGCGAGACGAAAATTAGAGTACAATTATATGTTTTGTGGTTCGATTCATTACAAAACTAAAGAAGATGAAAGACTTACACCACATTGTCTCACTTTCTTCATAAACTCACGCTCCAACTTGTACCCCTCATGCCATTTCGTATAGGAATCtcccattttaaaaaaaaaatttgctcaGACGCAACCAACCAAGCTGCTGCTAGTTTTATAAGAGAGATTAGGTTTCCTCTCGGtattatatacacacacacatccGGTTATTCAAAAATTGGGCCTCTAAATCCCAAACGTGTTTTATTACGGCCATAAGGGAGATTAGGTAGGGTTTCTTGTTTAGGCCgtaattttgataatataagcCCATCAATGGACACTCTGTTCTCAGATTAACGAGAGTATTGTTCAGGATTTGTTATTCTATCATCATTGCATGAGTATTTCTTTAATGATACTGTTACTGTCTCTATGTTAACGAGTGAACATTTCTTCCTTTGGATACAAAGAAAGGAGTGCATAGCTACTGATGTTACCTCTCAAAACAAAAGTACGAGAATGCTGTCTTTGATGTCAAAGTCGACACTGATTCTCCTGTTAAGTCTTTTCAGTAAACTTGAAACCAAACTATTTCACCGTTACAAGTGTTTCACACCTAATAATACTTTTTCTGCTTGGCAGATTTTAACAACAGTCACAGTCACCCATCAACAAAAGTGTTGAAATCTTTATGAAGAAACAGAGTTAACTTGTTTGATCTtcattgctctgtttttttttgttttaaatttggtgAGTGAAAGAGTTTGAGAGCAAGCTGTTTCAGAAACTTAACACATTTATTTCACCCTGAAAGACACACATACACGATTACAAACTTATGTGAGACATCCACTTTCTTGTCTCACTATTTCAACTGCTCCCACTAACATATTTTAGCTCTAGCTTAAGTCCATGCTTACACAGAAAAGTACAACAACTACTTTGACATTTAACAACTCCTCTAAACCATAATGCAACCCATTGTAGTTACCTTGATTCTTCTGGTTTGGTTTGATTACAAAAATGACATTAATCAACAAAAAGCCATCGTCTCCTTCAAAGTCCCCTGACAACAGTTACGGCAAAGGTTAAACCAAAATTAGAAACCTTGTGTGTATGAAATCATGATGTTTGCCTTTCAGTGGTCTGAGATTAACTCCATCAACGTTTTGAATTCCATTTAACATCTCGAGGGATCCAATACTTTCACAACCATGCCAACAGTTACAGCTACCGCAGCTTTGAAGCTAAGCTATAAGCATCTTACCTTCATCACCTCGACCATTCTAAGCGCAGCGCAGCTGTTGGTGAGCTACTAATGAAAACACGATAACGGTTGGTGGACTATACGCGATCGATCACTCGACTTCAGTGAAAGCTAAGCTCAACAACAATGGCACACTCGGTGCTCTGCTTCAGCATGAGGTCTTTGCCTAAGGCGTTAGACAAGCATCCTAGGTTTGGTCTTTCTCTTGCTCTCAAACCTTTGAGAACACATAACACTCTCGCATGAGTCTCCAAACCTTTCTCTATGGCAGCACCCTAGAGTTTGTGtcctttttccttctttttttggaTAAATAGTTCCGCAGTAAAATTGACGGATAATTAGTTTTCGTAAATGGTTGTTTATTGACATTTTTCACTAATTAATATTCTTgccaattttattaaaattaaaatgttgatTATAGCCCTTTTGGTAGAGCTCAAATCGAAAATGCATAGTTAGACGACACAACATTGAACCTTTGGGCTTGGCTGAGTGTGAGACAAACTTATTATAAATGTTTGATACAGTGCCTATTtacatttcttaaaaatatagtaCATTTcaaccagaaaaaaaatataaataacaaaacaaaatcaattatACCTATACACACTCACCACTATATATCCCCTTGTCGTATATCTCCAGAAGAAGTTGGATGAATAGAAAACCAAGCAAAGCTCTTTCCCTTCTCTTGTAAAACTTTAGCGAGGAAGAGCAGAACCGTAACCTTCATGATAAGAGAGAGAGCAAGCATGGACGCCCAGAGCCGATACATGGAAGCTCTGAAGGGTTTACACTGGTTAGAGACGATGCTCGATAACGTGTCTTTCACGTGAAGGCATTGCGTTAGGTTTTGAAGAGAAGGCAATATGTCCAACATGCCTTGCGCTGAGTTGCTGTAAGCGTACACCTTTAGGTAAGCTGCTTCCGGGATGAATTTCCCGGTGATTCTGCAGGTTTCCGGTGGATCTTTGTCGTGGCATGTGAATCTTGAAAGAACCTTAAAATACAAATAAGATCTTTTAGATCACACAAACCTAAAACCAAACCGGAGTTGAATTACATTTGGGAATTGGCCTATTGGAATGGCGCCGTTGGAGCAGCTTTGTGGTGTGTAGCTGTTGATCTCTTGTCCGACGAACGGATCACATATCAGTCCAGACTCCGGCGCCGAAGAGGATACAGTTCTACTCCGATCAGTCAACGCATAAGACCGCATTGAACCTGCTACTTTTGAATTTAACTGAAAGAATAGAGAAAAGTCAAGAAACAGagtattttaagattttatttgtACCATTATTGAttgatttatataatatatacctCGGTGATGAAGTTATGGATCATTAGGCTGACTTCCATTAGGGTTTTGTCAGAATGAAGAGGATCCATACAAGGAAAAATATTTGTCAGTGTACTGTTTTGTGGGTTTTGCACAAAGCCACTGAACGCTGAACAAACGTCTTCTGCGAAGCTACGTTgagtgaagaaaaaaaaagaactgagGAGTTAAGAGTAAGGACTCAGGAACAAGTTGGGGTTTGTGTTTGAGGGTTTGATTAGCTTACGTGTGAATGAAGAAATCAAAGCCAGTTAGAACCCAAGAAACAGTGGTTAATATCCAACACAAGAATATAACCctgattagtaaaaaaaattacatacatCAGTAATTAATCTTTTACAGTCCAATTTAACATTAACAAcaatgttttgattttatcGCTTACATGATGAGTCCAGGATGCCAATGAAGTAAGATAGGAACTGTGATAgataaaaagcaaaaaaaaaaagataaaataattagaAGAAGTTACGACATAACTTGTAGTGATTGTTAAATGATCTTACCAAGGGCTAGAAGCAGAACGAATAAGTTGGTCGATGCAATCACAAGATGAGTTACATACCTGAGAACAGACAAAACATGCAATGTTGGAGTTTTGAAAcagagaagataaaaaaaacaaaacacaacaaaCCGAAGAGGAGagactattttaatttttacgaGATTTGGATGACGAGATCAATGGAAGGACCGTTACGGCGAACGAAGCTTTGAATCATCTGAGATCCCTTTTTGAGTCGATGGCTAGTGACATTCAGAAGATGAGTCGTGCTCTGATCGTACGGAAGCAGCAAGTACTGTATCCTCGTCAGGGACGTTATCACGGTACGTATGTTTCTGTCTACATCCTCTCCTGTTTTGTCTATGGTTTCTTTCATCTCCTCTGTTCTATTCTTCGAGCTTTGGTTCGCTGCTATCACTATCCCTGTCGCTGCCCTGTTTTATTTTACATCAAACCGACGTGAGTAGTGACATAATGgacagagaagaaaaaaagtgttcgtatatattttataaagtgaGCTTAGTTACATAGAGAGAAAcatgaagaggaggagaagcaaGAAGAGATGAAGATAGTAACGGTCTAGATATCGACGTTGCGTGTCAGAaacgtttcttcttcttttggagaTAGCTGCGTAAAGACCCATGCATACGCCGGCAATAAGAAACACTCCGGCGACGGCGTAACCATGGACTCCGGTGAAAAACGTAGCCTgacatttaattaaaaatgttactTACCTCAa is a genomic window containing:
- the LOC108809129 gene encoding uncharacterized protein LOC108809129, yielding MPKPITVGVLSQLILTAVISPVLSVHSLSDHDRFKRRDPLNSFMYYKGSFNVRDKHYWAATFFTGVHGYAVAGVFLIAGVCMGLYAAISKRRRNVSDTQRRYLDRYYLHLFLLLLLFMFLSMAATGIVIAANQSSKNRTEEMKETIDKTGEDVDRNIRTVITSLTRIQYLLLPYDQSTTHLLNVTSHRLKKGSQMIQSFVRRNGPSIDLVIQISYVTHLVIASTNLFVLLLALVPILLHWHPGLIMVIFLCWILTTVSWVLTGFDFFIHTFAEDVCSAFSGFVQNPQNSTLTNIFPCMDPLHSDKTLMEVSLMIHNFITELNSKVAGSMRSYALTDRSRTVSSSAPESGLICDPFVGQEINSYTPQSCSNGAIPIGQFPNVLSRFTCHDKDPPETCRITGKFIPEAAYLKVYAYSNSAQGMLDILPSLQNLTQCLHVKDTLSSIVSNQCKPFRASMYRLWASMLALSLIMKVTVLLFLAKVLQEKGKSFAWFSIHPTSSGDIRQGDI